The DNA segment TCCTGGGGATGTGCGGGTTGGCACTCCCCCTTCCGATGTGTCCACCAGGAACCTCCTGTCTGATGGCGAGCCCAACGGTGAGGAGAAGGAGCATGAGGAGAGGGCAGAGTCAGACAGCCTACCGGGGTCCCCCGCAGGGGAGGAAAGACCCCGGGCCAAGACACCTGACTGGCTGGTCACCATGGAGACTGGCTTCAGGTGCATGGCCTGCTGCCGGGTCTTCTCCACCCTGGAGAGCCTCCAGGAGCACGTGCAGTATGGCATCCGGGAGGGCTTCAGTTGCCATGTCTTTCACCTCACCATGGCTCAGCTGGCAGGCCACTTGGAGTCAGAGATCACCCccgaggaggaggtggaggaagaggcagaggaggaagagcaggagaaaaaagaagagaagcaagAAGAGAAGGAGCATGAGGAAGAGCAGCCCGCAGGTGAAGATCTCACCAGGAAGAGACCCTGGAGTCAGTGCCCAGGCTGTGTGTTTCATTCTCCAAAGGACAGGAAGTAAGCAGGGGCGAGGTGGGTGGGGGAACTGCCCAGGACTGGTCTCTGCCCCTTCTGCCATCTGGTGCTGGCTCTCCAACCCAGGATCTTGCTTGCCTAAGGGAGAGCTGGGAGCTCTGTCACCTCAGGGAGCAACTGAATGGGAGGAGAACCGGGCCCCTTGCTTCCTGCCCAGGCATTTAATAAAGTCTCGACTGTATGTGGGAATTGATCTGGAGCTTTTCAGCATCTGAGGGAATTCTCTTTCACCAAAAagcacttttctctcttttggtttcCACACAGCAACTGAGATTCATGGGCCAGAAGATCCTAGAACATGGTGTGGCCTTCTCTTGGAGAGGTAAGACCTCAGACTGGCACAGTCTGCTGAGCCTATGTCACAAGGGCCTGGAGGAATCTAAGGGAAGGGGCCACAGAGCTGCATTGGGTTACATGGTGGCACGGCCCTTCATCAACCTGGGGCATACCCAGCTTCTGGAGAATTGACCTCTCTTGATTAAATAAGCATGTGGAGAGAGTTTTGACTGGGAGTTTTCTCAGGCGCTCCACAATTGACCTCAACTTTAAGAGGATGCACTGCCAGCAGCTCTTCTCAGCTGAGAGAGCCAGTAATGGTCTGAAGAGAGGACAAAGGCAGGACCAGAAATCTGAGGTCTAAGAGCCCTTGGCTTGAGCTGGGATCTCACCCTGACCACTGCACATAGCCTTCTGGAACAGAGGGGAATGTGCGTGAGAGTCAAGTGGAAATGAGGTCCCAAGAGAGCTGGACATGTCCAGAACCTTCAGTTTGCTGTAGTTGATCTGTAAACAAACTCACTGTGGTGTGTATGGCTCTGAGCTCTAAGACACAGGTGAAGGGTAACTCTGACAAGCAGAGCTCATATCGCTTCTCTTCTGGCCCTGTTTTGCCTCACTTGTTCTATCAAttccagggagaagagagggCCCTGGGGCCAGCAGCAGGCAGAATGCCAGTGGCCCGAAGGAGGATGAAGGGACCAGCGTTCAGTCTAACATCCTTTGACAATATGAATATCATATAAATATCACATGCAATAAAGGGTGTTTTCTAAACCTTTCTTggatatattaataaattatctaCCTATGTTTCTATGTATCCATCATTTCCATCTGTGCCTCTACTAGTTTATGAACAAAGTTTCATATAAGCACCAAAGACATCCACCAGCCTTTTCCAGAAGCAGCCGTCCCCAAACTCCTGGGATTGATGAGGCTTCTGTATGACTATTTTTCCCAGGCTGGAAACCACATCTCCCGTGAGAACATGACTCATTACACTGAGTTCAGATAAAGTAACTGGGAAGTGGCAGGTGGCTATGGAAACCATGTCTAATGGGTCATGTTTAAAAACACTGTGAAGAGTAACTTTAGAGGCAGGGAGTGGTGTGCATGTTTCTTCAGGTCTGTCTTGGAAGTGGGACTTCACAAGGAACCACTAGAACAGAGGAGAAATTTCTCAGTCTTGAAGCTGTCCATGGAACGTGTTCCTCCTGAGATGGTGAGACTTTGTTAAGTGTCAAAAAGGGGCAACCTGACCTCCATCAGGAATTGGGAGGAGACATTGCTATATTAAGAGTTTGAGCCAATAGCTCTGATATTTATACCTgctaaataaattcttattttagcCTATCAAGGTTTTGAACTTGTCACCTCTGAACTTCATCTCCACATCACTGCTACCACTGGAACTAAAAGCTTCTAGGAGGTTCTCATTTTGATGCATGAAATTGTCCATGGTCTTTAAGGTAAGGGAAGAATAATGTGTCTTCCTAATCTGAATAGGGGGCCAGAGTCAGGTTTTCATAGGGCTGATGGAATTCCCAGGAAATAGTGGGAAgttcagggatttttttctcaACGTAAGCAGAATAAGGTCTAATTCCCAagtcccatcctttttttttttttttttttttttccaggaggtATAAGGAGACTTCTATGGGGCTTCAGTAAATCAACAATAGTTCCAGGGATCTGGTCTCGTCGTTATTATttagataatgatgataataataacaataagaagAAGCCAGCTTCCTAACTGGCTCTAAGCTCCCCAGCCTCTCCATCTGGAAGAGGCTTTCTCACCTGCATTTCCACATCCCTTACCTCAAGATGCCTAGTGACTCCTTTAACTGACATTCTGAAGAATTCAGGATTTGAGGCTTATCCCAGGCTTCCATACTCATGGCATGGTCTGGGAGATGCCGCTGGTACTCTGACAACCTCTGCATACTCTATAATCttcaccttttttcctttttacctgcCGTTGAGCCCACCAAGAATTAGCTCTCCCCCACTTCTTTTCCTAGGTCTATATTATTTCCTCTACATTTCTTGGGATGTTTTTTGACCTCTCTCTTGTACTGACTTCTTTAAACACCTAGGGTTCATTCCGCATAAATTGGTagaatgttggttttttttttggtttgtttttttttttttggcttgactctttttatttaatttattttttaattgaaatattggTGCTTTGCAATgctctgttaatttctgctgtatagtaaattGACTcagttatatgcatatatacattctttttaatatttttttccattttgatttatcccaggatactgaatatggttccctgtgctatacggtaggatctttttttttttttaatccatggtGGGATATTGGTTATAAAGTGAGTGTTCTCACTGCTATTTCTACTAGGATAGAGACTTCCCTGTATGCCTAGAGTAGGAGTAAAACGAGGGCCTGTCGGTAGGATTCACACTGTGGCAGGAAGCAGTCATTGCTGTGCTCACATATTCTCTTAAGATCTGAATTGACCAGAAAGCGGGGAAATGGGACCTGTGGCTTGAATGCCTTTCTGACTGTGACAAGTACATACATTGATCACATCAGATCTTCTCTTTGAGGCCACTGACAAAACAAATTTTGAGTAAGACTGAATCCTGCTCATAGGAAGGTAACCTCATTGTACCTTGAAGCCATATCCGAAACCATCTTTGAAACTATTGGCTAGGATTCTAGTAACTGAACTCCCTACCCCCCCGAAATCCTCTTAAATGAACTAGagcaaaaagtgaaaagagaCGAGGATTTCTCACAATTAGGGAATGGTCGTAACTCTCACCACACAGATTGTCTGGGAGGTGCAATGAAGTGTGAGCCTCCTGACCTATTCTCACTCACTCTGAGTTTCCTGAGCATCTGAGATTGGGAGCGGTGGCTGGAGGCATCGGTCAAGTGCAGGCTGGACTGTCTTTACATTCTGATTCTGTTCCTGGGTATATCGTTCTGAAAGCACAGTTTCCTCGTTCCTGGCCACACCCATCTCTCTCccttcattcttcccttcttctctctcctgcctctcagTATAGGGAAGACTTTTTACACTTGAGGGcaggtttattttttgttcatagaTTCTCACTTTTACTGTGGCTTCTGATTTCAACAGTTcaaaaatgagaattttctttttttttttctctctcatttctgcTAGGTATTTACCTTCTTAATGTAGTGAACTCAGAGTGCCTTGCTGACTGGATGGGGAAAAAATTCAAGGtgcaaagagaaataataaaaatatagatttataGAGATTTTTGATCCATGAATTATGCTCTATTCTACAATTAATATTTTGATGGGAGATCTTTTGATGTCTTTAATATAGAGATTTGACATGAATCTTTGCTGTAAGGCAATCCCATTATTTaggcaaatttattttcttccagtgcCAAATCATTAATATAATTAACTATTCCCTTACTGATGGGCATTTTGAGAAAGATGCTCTTTTTCTCCTATAATTGTCTTGTGACTTTATCTGTTAACTAGATtgaatttcttttccatattcagTGGAATCATTAatgtcaaataaaatattttattttttatttttattagattttttattatacttgatttacactgttctgtcaatttctgctgtacagtcaagtgacctagttatacatatatatatatatatatattctttttatcatattatcttctatcctgttctatcacaagtcattggatatagttccctgtgttatacagcatgacctcattgcttatccattctaaatgtaatagttgcatctactaaccccaaactcccagtccatccacaccttccccctcccccttggcaatcacaagtctactctccatgtctgtgagtgtttctgttctgtagataggttcatctgtaccatatttttatttttattttattttattttattttttgtgtttttagggccacacctgtggtatatggaagtttccaggctaggggtcaaattggagctgtagccgctggcctatgccacagccacagaaatgtgagatccaagctgtgtctgtgacctacaccacagctgatggcaatgccggattcttaacccactgagtgaggccagggctcgaacctgtgtcctcatagatgctagtcagataagtttctgctgagacacggcaggaactccctgtgccatattttagatttcacttataagtgatatcatagggtatctgtctttctctttctgacttatttcacttagtatgagaatctctagttccactcatgttgctgcattcttttttatggctgagtagtattccattgtgtatatgtaccatatctttttaatccattcgtctgtcaatgaacatttaggttgtttccatatattgcctgttgtgaatagtgctgcaatgaacatagaggtgcatgtacctttttgaatcaaagtttttctggatatatgcccaggagtgggattgctggatcgtatgttagttctatctttagttttctgaggaaactccatactgttttccacagtggttgtaccaattgacattcccaccaatagtgcaggggagttctcttttctctacaccctctccagcattagttatttgtagacttattaatgataaccattctgactaTCATtagtgaggtgatacctcattgtggttttgatttgcccttctctagtaatcagtgatgttgagtatttttttcatgtgctcattgaccatctgtatatcttctttggagaaatgtctctccaagtattttgcccttttttccattggcttgttggcttttttgctgttgagttatataagttgtttgtatactttagagataaaacccttgtcagttgcatcatttgaaactattttctcccattccatagcttgtcttttttttttttttaaatggtttcctttgctatgcaaaagcttgtcagtttgattagattccattggtttatttttgcttttatttctgttgccttgggagactgacctgagaaaacatttgtatggttgatgttggaaaatgttttgcctgtgttctcttctaggaattttatagtgccttgtcttatgtttaagtctttaagccattttgagattttttttggtctttttgccatttcttgggctgctccagcagcatatggaggttcccaggataggggtcaaattggagctgtggccgccagcctatgccacagccacagaaactcaagatccgagccgcttctgcaacctacaacacagctcacggcaatgccggatcctcaacccaccgagcaaggccagggattgaacctgcaacctcatggttcctagtcagattcgttaaccactgtgccatgatgggaactccttgagtttatttttgtgcatggtgtgagggtatgttctagtttcactgatttacatgtagccatccagtcttcccagcactacttgccaAAGAgactctttcctcctttgtcaaagattaattttccacaggtgtctgggtttatttctggactctatattctgttccatcgctctttatgtgtgtttttgtaccagtactacactgtcttgatgactgtagctttgtaatattgtctgaaggaataaaatattttaaatggcctCTAGTTTCCCTATagattattgacattttatttagttatttttgtttgtttgttttggctgcttgCCTTTAGACATCTTCCAACAGGCCATCTCCAGTCAGAAATTTGAAGCTCAGATTGAAACTCCTCCAAATGGGGAGGTCTTAGGAGCTTCCCAGAAGGTGGGAGGTTAATGATAGGCATTCTTTGGTGATCCCAGGGGAGTCTAGGCTGGCCAGAACCACTTCCTTCTACATCCCTCAAGAGAAATGTGGAGGAAAGAAGACTCCATGTTTCTGAATAGACAGAGCGAGAGATGTGTGTGGGGAGACAAAGATGTTACTCAGATCTTGGAGTGGGCTTGATGGTGCAGAACCTCTCGATAGCTAGACTCTGCCTTCTGAGAAGTTCTCCCTTAAGGATGCTTGTAATTAAGGTGATACCAGGCATGTACAGTTGCCTTGGTCCCCACTGTCACAAAAAGCCACTTTATCATAATCTCTTCTTGAGACAGCCTTGTGTCCTGTGACTTGGTTATTGTCTTTGGTCCTCCACGATGTGAACCGCAGTAGCTAGGGGATGGAGGACACTAGTGATCCATATTGCTCTGTGGTATTAGTCCATAGCTTGAGGGTGAGGGAAGAGGCCAGTGAAGCTGAGGGAGGAAAGATGCAGTTTGAAGAGAAGGTCTGAGTTGCAATTGTTTTCTCAAGTCTTGATGAATAAAATCTAGTCCCAATGTCTCTAGGATTTCCTGAAGTTCTGCTAGTTCTCAGGGCTGGCCAGGGGACTGGGTTCACTCAATGAAGGAACTGCGTGctcttaatatttcattgttagatCATACTTGGCCCCCTCTGATACACACGCTACAAGACTGATCTTCCTCTGAAACAACTTGCCACCTGCTACTGTCATTTCATGGACATTTACTGCCCTTTCCTAGTGTCCTCCTAAATTACTGTTGCAGCCAACTTATAATTTGATAATCACGCCTCTCACCACGTTCTCAGCAACTTCTAATGTATTTTATCTACTATATTCCATAATCTCTCACATCAGTAATCTTCATTAACTTCCTAGCTGCAGGCTAAGCCATTAGGaatattttcttactcttctttGGCAAATCCTTTCTATCTTTTAAGATCTTTTTCTTGTCTCTACCATCCTGCCTTCCTGAACTTTTCTTTTCTAAGTTACCTTTCAATCCCCTTCCCTAATTTCCCCATAATCATTGAGAGTTTATTCCTCCCAAATTAGACAAGGGTTTATGAATGCCCAGGCATAATGGACTCAGAATAACTTGGTACCACAGAAGTACTTCTCTTGGTGGGGAGTCATGAGTTAAGTGCTGTTGGCTAGAGACACATGTTTTCTTGGAGAGTGGCAGGCAGAGTGGTCTCAGGAGCCTTGCTCTGTACTTGTCTGTGTTCCTTCCTAGGCAGTTTCTTTGTCCAGCTGCCTCCAACTTCTCTCCATCCAGCCTAAGGCATTCTTTTCATCATGAAGATACGATGTTTGTCGCAATTTCCACGAAATCCTTCCCGAAAAGTTTGATTGTAAGTTGTTCCCATTCCAAAGACTccttttctctgacttcacttctGTTCTATGATCTCCTCCTTTCAGAATGGCCTGATGACTCAAATGCATGTAAAGCCAAAGATGTCAAGAAGTGCCAGCAATTCCAAAATAACAATACAGACATATCAGGAAGACGTCAAAATATTTATCCTGGCACACAAAGAAGTTACACATACAGTTTATTACAAGTCTCAGTGTAAAAACTCAAGTAATATAGAAATTTGAGTTacccataattttttctttactccTTTCCCAATTTATTCCAATCTTCAAAGTTAACATAATGAACTATTTGTTATATAAACtttcagagatttttctttttttgcctttaagaAAGATCTTATGtaattaattaaagtatagttgatgtacaatgttgtgccaatttctgctgtatggcaaggtgactcagtcatacatatatatacattctttttgaaaaatattatttctcatcATAGTCTATCTaagaagattggatatagttccctgtgctacagagcagcactttgttgtttatccattgtaaatgtaatagtttgcatctactaaccccaccctctcagtccatcctactccttccctcttggcagccacaagtctgttctctatgtcagaCATTTTtctacacatacacacttttctttttttcaaataagagtGTGAATGAAGTCACCGCCAACATGTCTCTCCCACGGACTCATCCACTGATACAGTAGTCCTATTCACAGAGAAAAATTTCCAATAGGTGATAGTCCATACTGTGGAGTACTTACTTTGTTCTGTGTCTTCTACTACTTTTTATGTAGTTTTCACAACAAATACGTGGACTAGGTACAATTATAAACCCCATGTGACAGATAAGTGCAGATAAATAGAGGCCAAGTGACTTTCCCATGATGCTAGAACAAATCAAAGTCCACACCTCTCTAATCATTTTACACTATTGCTTCCACCCAGGAGATGATTTTTGATGTGGGATAACTAAACTGAccacttatttttttatggcctgactacttttttttttttttaaatgtcccagaagttcccaggccagggattgaatctgagctactgctgcagcaacacagatcctttaacctactgaggtGGGATggaaattgaacccacacctctgcagcaacctgagacattgcagttggttcttaacccactgtgccacagtgagaactctgaaattgacaacttttaaaaacacttgGGCACCTGGATGAAAGCTAACCAGGGGCTATAAGTATAGATGCAGTATTTCCaaccaccttttaaaaatagcGTGAATTGTACCTTATGTAAGAATGTAGAATGTAGTCCAAATAGGaacagaaaaaatgaagaaaagtagaGAAGTAATTAACATTGACAAGTACTGAGAGTATGGTAGTATTGGGACCAAGTTGTAGACCTACAGAAGGGCTTGCTGTTTTTGTCCCAGGCCTTTGGAAGAGCTCCACCAACTCCCTAGGTCCCTGGGGCAATTACTCTGCTCACTGCTTAGTACAAAGCATCCTCAATTTGATAGAATCACAAGGAAGCCTTACATTTGGTTAGTGGTCCTGAGAACTTGATGAAATAATCTTTTCAGGGTGTGGGAGGATATCAAGCTGTGAAAATATTCCTGGAGAGATTTGCTTATTCAGTCTGGCTTTTTCAATCTCCCTAATATTTCTTTACGAAACACCAGgtggtttccttcactgttcaGTATCATGTTATTTTTCCCTTGTCTAATGAACTTTCAAATACTTGTGGATGAGCCATtaagtttgggggaaaaataaacatCTCTTCTGCTAAAGAAGATAATGACGATAAGTAGAAAACCCTCTAAAATTGAAGACACTTCATTACCGCCATTTAATTGAAATGGAAAGTTTGTGCTCACTGTTCATGATGTACAGATAAAAGTCAAAGATGCTTTGAGGCATCTCTCATACATTTATGAGCCTCCATAATTTCTGATGAGTAGGGTTAACATAAAATATAGACTGTttcactatatacaatagccaagacatggaaacaacctaaatgtccatcgacagaggagtggatcaagaagatgtggtacatatacacaatggaatattactcagccattaaaaaggataaaataccagcatttttagcaacatggatggacctagaaattatcatgctaagtgaagtcaatcagacatgagacatcaacatcaaatgcaatcacttacatgtggaatctaaaaaaaggacagaatgaacttctttgcagaacatatactgacttacagactttgaaaaacttatggtttccaaatgagacatgttggagtgtgggggaatgcactgagggtttggaatggaaatgctataaaattgggttgtttagaTTGTTGTAcggctataaatgtaataaaattcattgagtaattttaaaaaatatagactaTTTAGTTAAATCTGAGTGccagaaaagcaatgaaaacactttaaatataagtATGACCCAAACATTATATAggatatatttttacaaataattatttttcatctaaagtttaaatttaggagttcccgtcgtggtgcagtgattaaagaatccaactagtaaccatgaggttttgggttcgatccctggccttgcttagtgggttaaggatccggcatgctgtgagctgtggtgtaggtggcagatgcagcttagatcccatgttgctgtggctctggcataggccggcagttacagctccaattagacccctagcctgggaacctccatatgccacaggaagaggccctagaaaaagcaaaaaaaaaaaagtgtaaatttaACTGAGTGTCCTGTCTTTTCCTTGACTAAATCTGACAGCCTTACTGATGATCCACTGTGGAGATAGCTCAGGGAGGGCAGTACTGGTTCTTGGACAGTCAGAAAGTGCTTGAGGAGATCCAGGTACAGTGGGAAGTTCTTTTTGGGTGGAGCTCAAAAGCTACGGCCAGCCCTTCAGTGCAAGAAACCCTAGGATTTCCCTGAGGTTGGGTGAACCTTTCTCTTGATGGCTTTTTATTAAGTCTGGAAGATGCTTTCCTAGGGGAGTCCCAACGTATGTTTCATCCTCGCCACCATATTTCTCGTTGCTAGGATTAGCCAGCATGTGATTCACAAGTGGTGAGGGGGCTTGTGAAAATTGGGAGTAACCTAGCTTTTACCCTTCATGAGTAAAATTTTGCTGTCCTGGGTGATTTATCAGGAGCAATGTGAGAGATTTCAGGTCTCCTGATAGACAGAAATAATCCTATTATACTTCTGGATATATGACTCATCTCTAATGGTTTGGATAGCAAAGATGTGGTCTTGGAAAGACAGATCCAAGTATGGATGTTTCTGATGACAGGGCAAAATCCTCAGTTTCAAGTTCACCTTTCATGGCTTATGGAGATGGCAAGGGAGTACACATAGTTTCCAGAAGGGAGATCATGGAAGAGACCTAGGCTTCATCTGTTGTACAGGCTTTTATATTTGGTTCTCTCTAGACTCTGTTTCAAAGGTGAAGCTTGTTTATAACTATGAAGGTCCAGAAAATCCGCTAATATACTTTTTGAACCTTTGCTCCCAGAGAGAGATGGAACAGTGCCAAGGCTACAGAAATGCCATAAATATTCTGGGCAGATAGTGGCTTTCCCTAAGTGCTCTTCCCTTGGTGCTGTTCCCTGAAGCATGCAAAGGGATTATCATCTGTTTTGTGGCCTGTCTTAGCATTGCAAAAGGGAGCTGCTACAAATGGCTGAGAAGATTTTAGATGTGGGAGAAGACTGGTCAAATTTTTGGCAACATTGGTATTACTAGAGTCAAGGAGAACAAATTGTCATAAGCAGGGgtgtatctggagttccctgatggcctagcagctaagggactggcattgtccctgctgtggcatgggtttgagccctggcccagaaacttctgcatgccttggctgctaccaaaaaaataaaaaataaaaaatagaaagtgacaCTATAAGTAATGGAGGTTTCTGGGATGGGAAGGATGTTGCTGTAATCtcacatatgctgcaggagcagggaggagaaCCTTAAGTACTGGGCTGTGATTTGGGTTGCAGGTAAGAGAGAGAGGGGGCTGGAATATGATTGACCCCATATAGCTGGCTagcatatttttcattcattcattcatgcaataGTTATTTACTGAATTATTTACTATCACGTATCAGGtactattttagagatgaaatagTGAGGAAAACATTCTCAGGCTTTAAGGAATTTATAATTCAGTCAAAGAGACTTGTGAGTTAAAAAGGCAGTTACAACATAGGCACTAAGTCGTTTGGTAGAGGAAGTGGGTCTTTGTGGCTGCAAAAGACTATTGAAAATAGATTAGAATTTAGGTTTATTCTTGAAAATGGCAATATTTGAGCTATTTGAAGTTCCACCAGTCAGATGTTCTTTGAAAATCTAGTTTAAAGTTGTATGTGGCGATCTTAGAACACAAGTGCCTCTTGGTGTAAGGTGGAATAAGAGGTGAAAGAAAAGTCAGCCTGGAATGCTggtacaaaaaaaccccacttccCTGTGCATGATCAGGCAAAGCGAACTGAAGTcagaagggaaagaaacagaagagagatGGTTTTGTGGTTCATGGAGCATGTAGGTCTTTGAAAGTGTTAACCATCAAGGGGTAGTTGCAGAGTTCCAAATGAGAGCTTCTCATAAAAGTCTACACGGCAGGAATAGCATGGTCACCAGAGTGGGAGGTCTCTCCATTTTTGGGACACACACTGAGGTTTCAAAAATTTGAAGACTCAGGTCTTTCTTTGAAAGGGTTGGACTGTGATGTTTTTTAGATAGAATTTCCAGAGCTAATTATATACTCaagctaaagaaaaatatatctgtcAATCTGGGGACCTTTGAAAACAGCAAGAGGCATAAAGAGCAAATATTTTGACATCTGAGAGACCGTGGCTGCTGTCCGTTACTTCAGTAAATGACTTGATCTTTCTGAGCCcaacttcctcatctataaattggtGATAATAAAGGATTGTTGTCCACATTAAATGAGATCTTGGACATGGGGCATTTGGTGCAGTACCTGGCAAATAAGAACTGTTTAAGTGGCAACTGGCAATCATTATTCAAATGATAGAGAAGAGTGCCTCTCAGGCTTTCTCAGAGAGAGATTTCTTATTATTTGTGCTAATTATTAAGATCACTTGTGAAGCCCTCTGAATTTGCTTTTGTCACTTGTATGCTAATGGCAGTTCATTCAGTGTC comes from the Phacochoerus africanus isolate WHEZ1 chromosome 4, ROS_Pafr_v1, whole genome shotgun sequence genome and includes:
- the FAM170A gene encoding protein FAM170A encodes the protein MMKRRQKRKHLENEGSQETAEQGGGILKPQEGAPQRGSTVVAPSCSPGVGEVSSASEYFSCVSSPCKLIHGGIRRLHRDSPQLRAPLVQVGEQGAPAPLSQHISFSSPSSYKTCVSSPYVNKEERGLKIYYMQVQMKKGVAISWETEKPSESLEKQPRMEEVTLPGDVRVGTPPSDVSTRNLLSDGEPNGEEKEHEERAESDSLPGSPAGEERPRAKTPDWLVTMETGFRCMACCRVFSTLESLQEHVQYGIREGFSCHVFHLTMAQLAGHLESEITPEEEVEEEAEEEEQEKKEEKQEEKEHEEEQPAGEDLTRKRPWSQCPGCVFHSPKDRNN